Proteins from a single region of Pseudomonas quebecensis:
- the mmsB gene encoding 3-hydroxyisobutyrate dehydrogenase — MKIAFIGLGNMGAPMARNLIKAGHALNLFDLNQTVLKELAELGGTISDSPRHAAQGAELVITMLPAAAHVRSVWLNDDGVLAGIGSGVPAVDCSTIDPQTARDVAAAAAKHGVAMADAPVSGGTGGAQAGTLTFMVGATPELFATLHPVLAQMGRNIVHCGEVGTGQIAKICNNLLLGISMVGVSEAMALGDALGIDTQVLAGIINSSTGRCWSSDTYNPWPGVIETAPASRGYTGGFGADLMLKDLGLATEAARQARQPVILGAVAQQLYQSMSQRGEGGQDFSAIVNSYRKPK, encoded by the coding sequence ATGAAGATCGCATTTATCGGTTTGGGCAACATGGGCGCGCCCATGGCCCGCAACCTGATCAAGGCCGGCCACGCGCTGAACCTGTTCGACCTCAACCAGACGGTGCTCAAGGAACTCGCCGAACTGGGCGGCACCATCAGCGACTCGCCGCGCCATGCCGCCCAAGGCGCTGAGCTGGTGATTACCATGCTGCCGGCCGCTGCCCACGTGCGCAGCGTGTGGCTGAATGACGATGGCGTGCTCGCCGGTATCGGCAGTGGCGTGCCGGCGGTGGACTGCAGCACCATCGATCCGCAGACCGCACGCGACGTGGCCGCAGCGGCAGCCAAGCACGGCGTGGCGATGGCCGACGCGCCCGTCTCCGGCGGTACCGGCGGCGCCCAGGCGGGCACATTGACCTTTATGGTCGGCGCTACCCCGGAACTGTTCGCCACCCTGCACCCGGTGCTGGCGCAAATGGGCCGCAACATCGTGCATTGCGGTGAAGTCGGCACCGGGCAGATCGCCAAGATCTGCAACAACCTGCTGCTGGGTATCAGCATGGTGGGCGTCAGCGAAGCCATGGCCCTGGGCGATGCGCTGGGGATCGACACCCAAGTGCTGGCGGGCATCATCAACAGCTCTACTGGGCGCTGCTGGAGCTCCGACACCTACAACCCATGGCCTGGCGTGATCGAAACCGCCCCGGCGTCCCGTGGCTACACCGGCGGTTTCGGTGCCGACCTGATGCTCAAGGATCTGGGCCTGGCCACCGAAGCTGCCCGCCAGGCCAGGCAGCCGGTGATTCTGGGCGCTGTGGCTCAACAGTTGTATCAATCCATGAGCCAGCGCGGGGAGGGCGGCCAGGACTTCTCGGCGATCGTTAACAGCTATCGCAAGCCCAAATAG
- a CDS encoding cupin domain-containing protein, translating to MPKPITVLRDTHPLPVLDACKWEKLEGDPHTVNLNAYTSEDGSKIMGTWICTPGKWYVEYVKWEYCHFQEGYCVITPEGMAPIHLRAGDIFVVEPGMKGTWEVVETVRKYFVFA from the coding sequence ATGCCCAAGCCCATTACCGTACTGCGCGACACCCATCCCTTGCCGGTCCTGGATGCCTGCAAATGGGAGAAGCTCGAAGGCGATCCGCACACCGTCAACCTCAACGCCTACACCAGCGAAGACGGCAGCAAGATCATGGGCACCTGGATCTGCACGCCGGGCAAGTGGTACGTGGAGTACGTGAAGTGGGAATACTGCCATTTCCAGGAAGGCTACTGCGTGATCACGCCTGAGGGGATGGCGCCGATTCACTTGCGGGCCGGGGATATCTTTGTGGTGGAGCCAGGGATGAAGGGGACGTGGGAAGTGGTCGAGACTGTGCGTAAGTATTTTGTGTTCGCCTGA